TTAGATGAAGGTGTGGATTGGATGATTTTTACTGGGAACCTTGGTTTTGAATTTTGGGCGCTAGAAGTGGCTAAGGAACTTCAGAAAGACTACCCTTTGAGGTTAGCGACGTTATTTCCATTTGAAACACACGGTCAGAATTGGAGTGAAGCTAACCAAGAAAAATTGGCAGCCTTTAAACAAGTTGATTTCGTAAAGTATAGTTTTCCAGCTTATCAATCGCCAGCTCAGTTCAAACAATTTAATCAGTTTCTCATCGATAATACAGACCAAGCTTATTTATTTTATGAGCCTGAAAATGAAACAAATTTGAAATATTTTTACAATATGATAATAGCAGCAAGTGATTATCCCTTATTTCGATTGACTTTTGATGACCTCAATGAAGTCATGTCGGAATAGGATATAATTACGTTTTAAACTTGCATTTTTATATTTTTTTCTGTATCATGAAAACAATAGACTGTAAAGTATTAGTAAGTTAGATAAGACAAGTATTGGAGAAGAATAATGGCTAAGATTAATTTAACGCCCAAGAAAATCTACGAACAAGAATTTAAAACAAGCATACGTGGATACGATAAAACAGAAGTTGATGAGTTTCTAGATGATGTGATCAAAGATTACACTGTCTACATTGCTCTAGTTAAGGAATTGCAAGAAGAAAATGCAAAACTGAAGGCTAAGGGAACATCGGCTCCTGCAAGCCGTCCCGCATATGCAAGTTCGACAAGTGAACCATCACATGCCACTGCCAATATTGCTTCGGCTTCAAACTATGATATCTTAAAACGTATCAGTCGTTTGGAAAAAGAGGTCTTTGGAAAACAAATCGTCGAATAAAACTGGTTTTGTGCAATTTTCGGATAATCGCATGGTTGCAAGTCTTCCATGAGGAAAGTCCATGCTAGCACTGGCTGTGATGCCAGTAGTGTTTGTGCTAGGCGAATCAATAAGCCTAGGGACTTGATTTTCAAGTTACGGCGAGCGAACTGGCTAAGTCTGCGGATAGGTTTTAGTAGCTCTGAAAGTGCCACAGTGACGGAGTTTTTAGGGAAACCTAAAAAGTGGAACGCGGTAAACCCCTCAAGCTAGCAACCCAAACTTTGGTAGGGGCATGGGATGGCCGGAAACGAACGGACCATTCTGACTGCTATGCAGTAGACAGATGATTATCGAAGGAAGTGGTACCTAGTCACTTCTGGAACAGAACATGGCTTATAGAAAATTGCATATAGGTGAGGCTGGGACACATGTCTCAGCCTTCTTTTAGCAAGAATCGTCTCTTTTGCGTCTACCATCTAAGGGCAAGAGTGAATAATAAGCTATAGCTTAGGGAAATTTGTACTCGTAATAATTAGGTAAAAGGATGACAATGAAAGAAACATTTACATTAGTAGCAACTGCTGCAGCCGGACTTGAATCTGTGGTTGGACGTGAACTACGTGAGTTGGGGTATGAGACCCAGGTTGAAAATGGTAAGGTGCGTTTTCAGGGTGATGTTCGTGCGATTGCTGAAACTAACCTTTGGTTGAGAGCTGCAGACCGTATCAAGATTGTGGTGGGTGAGTTTCCAGCACGTACTTTTGAGGAGCTTTTTCAGGGAGTTTTTGCTTTGGACTGGGAAAATTATCTTCCCTTAGGTGCAAAGTTCCCAATTTCAAAAGCTAAATGTGTTAAATCAAAGCTTCATAATGAGCCGTCTGTTCAGGCGATTTCTAAAAAAGCTGTCGTTAAAAAACTACAGAAGTATTTCCACCGTCCGGAAGGAGTGCCTCTTCAAGAAACAGGTGCGGAATTTAAGATTGAAGTTTCTATCTTAAAGGATAAGGCTACTATTTTAATTGATACTACAGGCGCTAGTCTTTTTAAGCGTGGTTATCGTACTGATAAAGGTGGGGCACCTATTAAAGAAAATATGGCAGCTGCTATTCTTGAACTTAGCAACTGGTATCCTGACAAACCTTTGATTGACCCAACTTGTGGTTCGGGGACCTTCTGTATTGAAGCTGCTATGATTGGAATGAATATTGCACCAGGTTTTAATCGTGATTTTGCTTTTGAGGCATGGAATTGGGTGGGTAAAGATTTAGTACAGTCAGTACGAGATGAAGCTGATAGCAAGGCAAATTACGATGTTGCATTAGACATTATGGGGTGTGATATTGATAGCCGTATGGTTGAGATTGCTAAGGCTAATGCTCGCGAAGCTGGTCTTGAAGATGTTGTTAAATTCAAACAAATGCGTTTACAGGACTTGAAAACAGATAAAATAAACGGTGTCATTATTTCAAATCCTCCTTATGGGGAGCGCTTGTTGGATGACAAGGCCGTGGATATCTTGTATAATGAAATGGGTCAAACTTTTGCGCCGCTTAAAACGTGGAGCAAGTTTATCTTGACCAGTGATGAACAATTTGAAAGTAAATACGGCATGAAAGCTGATAAAAAACGTAAGCTTTATAACGGAACACTTCGCGTTGATTTGTATCAATATTTTGGAGAGCGTGTTCGCCGTTCTGAGGCTAGAAAGGTAAATTAAACGTGTCAGAAGATAAAACACAAAATGGCTATGAAGAAAGCCAAGAGTTAGATTTCCAAGATGCCAAGGAAATGACAGTCGGTGAGGCTGTCCGCAAAGAAGCTGAGATTAATGCTGGTGTAACCGAAACAGATAGTATTTTGGATAAGTATATTAAGCAACATCGTGAAGAAGTTACCTCACAAAAATTCTCAAAGAAAATTGAAGCAGATGGCGATACATCACCCTTGGATGCCTTCATTCAAAAGCAACGTCAGGAATTTGCTGATTCAGGTTTGATTGGTCAAACATTGGCTAATGAGTCAACTAACTCAACGACTGCTGACGAAACAGTAACACCTATTACATCTGGTTTTGGCACAACTGAAACTAAGGCAGATGATACTCGAGCTCCTGTTGACTCTGAAATCACTGTGAAACCAGAAAGTGAAAGCTCTGAAACCATCATAACATCAACTAATGCTGATCGTTTTATCACGTCAGAATCAGAAAAATTTGATCTTGGTGAAGCCCTTGCTGCGACGACTACCTCAACTAATCAACAAGTTGATAACACTGCTATGGTAGACAATGTTGATGATCCGAAACCAGAAAGTACTTTACCTGCTGATGACAAGGCTTCTGAACCACAAGCCTCTAAACCTCTGTTGGAAGATGTTGAAGTCTCAGAAACAATCGACTCAGAAGCTATTGCCACAACAGTTGCTGGTGTAACAGGAGTTAAAGCTGATGAAGCAAAAGCGACACCAAAAGTGTCTATGACAGTTAGTCGTCCATCAGCAGAAGATAAAATCTCTTCAGGGTCTATTTCTCCATCTCATAAAGGTGTCTTTGATGGTGATATTCCAGTTTATCGCCGTAAGGGTGTTGTTATAGGTGCTCTCACGGTTCTTGCTCTAGCTATAATTGGTGGGAGCTATGCTCTTTATAAAGTAACACATAGCCAATCTGCGAAAACTACAAGCACTGCTTCTTCAGCAGTGATATCATCATCAAGCAAGGGCGCATCAGCTTCTGATAATAAAGCCTTCGAAGACATGTATAAGAATTTCTTCACAGATGATGAGCAAACAAAACTAGCTAATGATCAATTTGGTAAGCTATCAGACTTGGAAAAACTACTTAAAAAATTGGAAAAAACCAAGTATTATGATGCAGCTAAGACCAAATACGATAACTTGAAGAAACAAATCGAAGCTATTGAAAAAGTCAATAGTAAGTATGAATCAGATGCTCTTGTAGACGGTAGCTATAATGCCTCTATCTCAGTTAAATCTGATGCAAACTTTAATGATCTTTCAGAACGTGTAACAAATACTGGCAATGCTAGTCTTGATAGCATTATCCAAGAAGTCATTAAGGGCGGTAAAACACAGCTTGAAGAAAAGGGTAAGGCTGCAAGTGCAACGTCTGCAGTGACAGCTTCTGAAAGTGTTAATACTGCTACTCCTTCGGGAGATAACACATCTGGAGCAGCTAATTCAGGTGTAACAGGTACGGCTGGTGGAGTTTCTAGTGGTACAGCTGCAACTTCAACAGTTGTGACACGTGGCATCATGAATTACAATCCATCTATCCTTCAACGTGATCGCTCTCGTGTGCCTTATAATGCAAACGTAGTAGCGGATACAAGTAATCCAGCTTGGACTTGGGCTAATGGTGTTCTTGATAAGATTATTGCAACATCTCACTCACGTGGGTACTTCTCAGGA
This region of Streptococcus thermophilus genomic DNA includes:
- a CDS encoding DUF1273 domain-containing protein is translated as MTSLLITGYKSFELGVFKDKDPKVNIIKKAIKRDLKRFLDEGVDWMIFTGNLGFEFWALEVAKELQKDYPLRLATLFPFETHGQNWSEANQEKLAAFKQVDFVKYSFPAYQSPAQFKQFNQFLIDNTDQAYLFYEPENETNLKYFYNMIIAASDYPLFRLTFDDLNEVMSE
- the gpsB gene encoding cell division regulator GpsB produces the protein MAKINLTPKKIYEQEFKTSIRGYDKTEVDEFLDDVIKDYTVYIALVKELQEENAKLKAKGTSAPASRPAYASSTSEPSHATANIASASNYDILKRISRLEKEVFGKQIVE
- a CDS encoding THUMP domain-containing class I SAM-dependent RNA methyltransferase is translated as MKETFTLVATAAAGLESVVGRELRELGYETQVENGKVRFQGDVRAIAETNLWLRAADRIKIVVGEFPARTFEELFQGVFALDWENYLPLGAKFPISKAKCVKSKLHNEPSVQAISKKAVVKKLQKYFHRPEGVPLQETGAEFKIEVSILKDKATILIDTTGASLFKRGYRTDKGGAPIKENMAAAILELSNWYPDKPLIDPTCGSGTFCIEAAMIGMNIAPGFNRDFAFEAWNWVGKDLVQSVRDEADSKANYDVALDIMGCDIDSRMVEIAKANAREAGLEDVVKFKQMRLQDLKTDKINGVIISNPPYGERLLDDKAVDILYNEMGQTFAPLKTWSKFILTSDEQFESKYGMKADKKRKLYNGTLRVDLYQYFGERVRRSEARKVN
- a CDS encoding cell division site-positioning protein MapZ family protein, which gives rise to MSEDKTQNGYEESQELDFQDAKEMTVGEAVRKEAEINAGVTETDSILDKYIKQHREEVTSQKFSKKIEADGDTSPLDAFIQKQRQEFADSGLIGQTLANESTNSTTADETVTPITSGFGTTETKADDTRAPVDSEITVKPESESSETIITSTNADRFITSESEKFDLGEALAATTTSTNQQVDNTAMVDNVDDPKPESTLPADDKASEPQASKPLLEDVEVSETIDSEAIATTVAGVTGVKADEAKATPKVSMTVSRPSAEDKISSGSISPSHKGVFDGDIPVYRRKGVVIGALTVLALAIIGGSYALYKVTHSQSAKTTSTASSAVISSSSKGASASDNKAFEDMYKNFFTDDEQTKLANDQFGKLSDLEKLLKKLEKTKYYDAAKTKYDNLKKQIEAIEKVNSKYESDALVDGSYNASISVKSDANFNDLSERVTNTGNASLDSIIQEVIKGGKTQLEEKGKAASATSAVTASESVNTATPSGDNTSGAANSGVTGTAGGVSSGTAATSTVVTRGIMNYNPSILQRDRSRVPYNANVVADTSNPAWTWANGVLDKIIATSHSRGYFSGDNFILEPVNIINGNGYYNMYLPDGTYLFSINCKTGYFVGNGSGHSDKLDY